In the Brucella anthropi ATCC 49188 genome, one interval contains:
- a CDS encoding LysR family transcriptional regulator, with translation MSYLDNLRVFVRVVELGNLSAAGRDQRASPAVASNRIKELEKHLGVRLFNRTTRKLTPTEHGRVFYDGALKILEAVDEAEAAVAELAKNPKGSIRITAPLGFGRRLIASGIPEFHDKYPDIEVRLRLSDHEVDIMSEGVDVAFKLGVLENSNLRMRGIMNCERVICAAPAYLEKHGVPQSPDELLGDKHDCLLLRFPGSKEYFWSLQTAEGLRKFEVTGPFDSDDGDVLTQWALGGRGIINKPLFEVKEYIRDGRLVPILESTPPAPIQLAAIYPHKRFQDPKVRLIIDFMTERCQRLIREALM, from the coding sequence ATGTCATATCTTGATAATCTGCGCGTTTTTGTGCGCGTTGTCGAATTGGGAAATCTATCTGCAGCGGGTCGCGACCAGCGCGCTTCGCCAGCAGTTGCAAGCAATCGAATCAAAGAGTTGGAGAAGCACCTGGGGGTCAGGCTCTTCAACCGGACGACACGCAAGCTTACGCCGACCGAACACGGTCGCGTATTCTATGACGGTGCGTTGAAAATCCTCGAAGCTGTGGATGAGGCGGAAGCTGCCGTGGCTGAACTGGCGAAAAATCCCAAGGGATCGATTCGCATTACCGCTCCGCTTGGCTTCGGGAGACGGCTGATTGCATCGGGAATTCCGGAGTTTCACGACAAATATCCGGATATCGAAGTACGGCTTCGCCTGTCCGATCATGAAGTCGATATTATGAGCGAAGGCGTCGATGTGGCTTTCAAGCTCGGCGTTCTGGAGAATTCGAACCTGCGTATGCGCGGGATCATGAATTGCGAGCGCGTGATCTGTGCAGCGCCTGCATATCTCGAGAAACACGGGGTTCCGCAGTCTCCTGACGAGCTGCTTGGCGACAAGCATGACTGTCTTCTGCTGCGTTTTCCAGGCTCAAAGGAATATTTCTGGTCCCTGCAAACGGCGGAAGGTCTGCGCAAATTCGAAGTCACCGGGCCATTTGACTCGGATGATGGCGACGTATTGACGCAATGGGCGCTTGGCGGGCGCGGCATCATCAACAAGCCGCTGTTCGAAGTGAAGGAATATATCCGTGACGGACGGCTGGTTCCAATCCTCGAAAGCACACCACCGGCGCCGATCCAGCTTGCTGCGATCTATCCGCACAAGCGCTTTCAGGACCCAAAGGTACGTCTGATCATCGATTTCATGACGGAACGGTGCCAGCGATTGATCCGCGAGGCTTTGATGTAG
- the gcl gene encoding glyoxylate carboligase, translating to MARMRAVDAAVLVLEREGINCAFGVPGAAINPFYSAMKARGSIRHILARHVEGASHMAEGYTRAKHGNLGVCIGTSGPAGTDMITGLYSASADSIPILCITGQAPRARLDKEDFQAVDIAKIAAPVTKWAVTVMEPALVPFVFQKAFHIMKSGRPGPVLIDLPIDVQLAEIEFDIDTYQPMEAYKPAATRAQAEKALAMLNEAERPLIVAGGGIINADASDLLVELAEITGIPVIPTLMGWGVIPDDHRLMAGMCGLQTSHRYGNANLLASDVVIGIGNRWANRHTGNVDTYKKDRKFIHIDIEPTQIGRVFAPDFGIVSDAGKALKLLLDVATEWKSAGKLRDWSDWAKECGERKRTMLRKTHFDQTPLKPQRVYEEMNKAFGRDTCYVTTIGLSQIAGAQFLHVYRPRNWINCGQAGPLGWTLPAALGVRAADPDRPIVALSGDYDFQFMIEELAVGAQHKLPYIHVVVNNSYLGLIRQAQRGFNMDFEVSLAFDNINANGDAEKGYGVDHVAVAEGLGCKAIRVRSPNQFTESFEQAKALMAEHQVPVVLEFILERVTNISMGVDIDQVVEFEELAERGEDAPTAIAALLD from the coding sequence ATGGCCAGAATGCGTGCAGTCGATGCAGCCGTGCTTGTGCTGGAAAGAGAAGGGATCAATTGTGCTTTCGGTGTACCGGGCGCAGCGATCAATCCATTTTATTCGGCGATGAAAGCGCGCGGCTCGATCCGCCACATACTGGCGCGTCATGTCGAAGGTGCTTCGCATATGGCCGAGGGCTATACCCGCGCAAAGCATGGCAATCTTGGCGTCTGCATCGGCACGTCCGGCCCTGCCGGAACGGATATGATTACGGGCCTTTATTCGGCTTCGGCTGACTCGATCCCGATCCTCTGCATCACGGGTCAGGCGCCACGTGCGCGTCTGGACAAGGAAGACTTTCAGGCGGTCGATATCGCCAAGATCGCAGCCCCCGTCACCAAGTGGGCGGTCACGGTCATGGAACCGGCATTGGTGCCTTTTGTTTTCCAGAAGGCGTTTCACATCATGAAGTCGGGCCGTCCCGGTCCGGTTCTGATCGACCTGCCGATTGATGTCCAGCTTGCCGAAATCGAATTCGACATCGACACTTACCAGCCGATGGAAGCCTACAAGCCTGCTGCCACGCGGGCACAGGCCGAAAAGGCGCTCGCCATGCTGAACGAGGCGGAACGTCCGCTGATCGTTGCTGGTGGCGGCATCATCAATGCCGATGCGTCCGATCTCCTGGTTGAGCTCGCCGAAATCACAGGCATTCCGGTCATCCCGACCCTGATGGGCTGGGGCGTCATTCCCGACGACCATCGCCTGATGGCAGGCATGTGCGGTCTGCAGACCTCGCACCGCTATGGCAATGCCAATTTGCTGGCCTCCGATGTCGTCATCGGCATCGGTAACCGCTGGGCAAACCGTCACACGGGTAATGTCGACACCTATAAGAAAGATCGCAAGTTCATCCATATCGACATTGAGCCGACGCAGATCGGCCGTGTCTTTGCACCGGACTTCGGTATCGTTTCGGATGCAGGCAAGGCGCTGAAGCTGCTGCTGGACGTTGCGACCGAATGGAAGTCTGCAGGCAAGCTGCGTGACTGGTCGGACTGGGCCAAGGAATGCGGCGAGCGCAAGCGCACCATGCTGCGCAAGACGCATTTCGATCAGACGCCGCTCAAGCCGCAGCGCGTTTATGAGGAGATGAACAAGGCATTCGGTCGCGATACCTGCTATGTCACGACCATCGGCCTTAGCCAGATCGCGGGCGCGCAGTTCCTGCATGTCTATCGCCCACGCAACTGGATCAATTGCGGTCAGGCCGGTCCGCTCGGCTGGACGCTGCCAGCAGCGCTCGGCGTGCGTGCTGCCGATCCTGACCGTCCGATTGTGGCACTTTCCGGCGACTATGATTTCCAGTTCATGATCGAGGAACTGGCGGTCGGCGCACAGCACAAGCTGCCCTACATTCATGTGGTCGTGAACAATTCCTATCTCGGCCTCATTCGGCAGGCGCAGCGCGGCTTCAACATGGATTTCGAGGTGAGCCTCGCCTTCGACAACATCAATGCCAATGGCGACGCGGAAAAGGGCTATGGCGTCGATCACGTAGCTGTCGCCGAAGGCCTCGGTTGCAAGGCGATCCGGGTTCGCAGCCCCAACCAGTTTACTGAGAGTTTTGAACAGGCAAAAGCGCTTATGGCGGAGCATCAGGTGCCGGTGGTTCTGGAATTCATCCTGGAACGCGTTACCAATATTTCCATGGGTGTCGACATCGATCAGGTTGTCGAATTCGAGGAACTGGCCGAACGTGGCGAAGATGCGCCGACCGCTATCGCAGCACTTTTGGATTAA
- a CDS encoding urate hydroxylase PuuD: MYDFAVAWDWLGFAARWLHVITAIAWIGSSFYFIALDLGLRQRPGLPVGAHGEEWQVHGGGFYHIQKYLVAPAEMPEHLTWFKWESYATWLSGFTLLCIVYYAGADLYLIDPNVLDVSVPVAIAISIGSLAFGWIAYNTICKLMLGKSDTLLMVILYCILVVVAWGYTHLFTGRAAFLHLGAFTATIMSANVFMIIIPNQKIVVADLIAGRKPDPKYGKIAKQRSTHNNYLTLPVLFLMLSNHYPLAFGTQFNWIIASLVFLMGVTIRHWFNTQHARKGSPTWTWLVTVILFIIIIWLSTVPKVLTGEPEEQKVSALQQSFISDPHFEKVRDTVLGRCAMCHAKEPGWEGIIAPPKGVVLDTDRDIAAHAREIYLQAGRSHAMPPANVTGVSEEERQLLASWYQSATQGPK; encoded by the coding sequence ATGTATGATTTCGCCGTAGCCTGGGACTGGCTGGGCTTCGCAGCGCGGTGGCTGCATGTGATTACCGCGATTGCGTGGATCGGCTCGTCTTTCTACTTCATCGCGCTTGATCTCGGTCTGCGCCAGCGTCCCGGCTTGCCGGTTGGTGCGCATGGCGAGGAATGGCAGGTCCATGGCGGTGGCTTCTATCACATCCAGAAATATCTGGTTGCGCCCGCCGAAATGCCGGAACACCTGACCTGGTTCAAATGGGAATCCTACGCCACCTGGCTGTCGGGTTTCACGCTGCTCTGCATCGTCTACTATGCCGGCGCCGATCTCTACCTGATCGATCCGAATGTGCTCGATGTTTCCGTACCGGTCGCCATTGCGATCTCGATCGGTTCGCTGGCCTTCGGCTGGATCGCCTATAACACCATCTGCAAGTTGATGCTCGGTAAGAGCGATACGCTCCTGATGGTCATTCTCTACTGTATTCTGGTGGTGGTGGCCTGGGGCTATACGCACCTGTTTACAGGCCGCGCCGCCTTCCTGCATCTCGGTGCCTTCACGGCAACGATCATGTCTGCCAACGTGTTCATGATCATCATCCCGAACCAGAAGATCGTGGTGGCGGATCTGATCGCAGGCCGCAAGCCGGACCCGAAATACGGCAAGATCGCCAAGCAGCGTTCGACGCATAACAACTATCTGACGCTGCCTGTTCTGTTCCTGATGCTGTCGAACCACTATCCGCTGGCTTTCGGGACGCAATTCAACTGGATCATCGCCTCGCTGGTGTTCCTGATGGGCGTCACGATCCGCCACTGGTTCAACACACAGCATGCCCGCAAGGGCAGCCCGACCTGGACCTGGCTGGTAACGGTGATCCTGTTCATCATCATCATCTGGCTCTCGACAGTGCCGAAGGTTCTGACCGGTGAGCCGGAAGAACAGAAGGTTTCGGCATTGCAGCAGTCTTTCATCTCGGACCCGCACTTTGAAAAAGTGCGGGATACCGTTCTGGGGCGTTGCGCCATGTGCCATGCCAAGGAACCGGGCTGGGAAGGTATCATTGCGCCACCGAAAGGCGTCGTGCTGGATACCGACCGGGATATTGCCGCGCATGCGCGTGAAATCTATTTGCAGGCAGGTCGCTCACATGCCATGCCGCCCGCCAATGTCACCGGCGTGAGCGAGGAAGAGCGTCAGCTTCTTGCCTCCTGGTACCAGTCTGCCACGCAAGGCCCGAAATAA
- the guaD gene encoding guanine deaminase, with protein sequence MTKLLIRGRVLTFRDEPQSLDDNAAYRYIEDGAVLVEDGRILRLGDYAEVSSMAGRDVNVADHRPHLILPGFIDTHIHYPQTQVVASYAANLLEWLNTYTFVAEQKFADEQHAEFIAERFLDELIRHGTTTAVAYCSVHPQSVDAYFRASQHRNMRMLGGKVMMDRNAPPALCDTAKSGYDDTKALIARWQGKGRLDYVITPRFAITSTPEQLEASQALVREHPGSYIQTHLSENHDEISFTKSLYPDAPDYLGIYEHYGLLGDKTLLGHSIHLEPREVRVMAETGSIAVFCPTSNMFLGSGLFDRDRLKASGVRMAVATDVGGGTSFSMLRTMDEGYKVLQLREQRLNPFQSFYMMTLGNARALSMEDKIGTLDEGTEADIVVLDSSATSPMRLRMAAGATLEQELFLLQTLGDDRAIVETYVAGKPLKAELA encoded by the coding sequence ATGACCAAGCTTCTGATCCGCGGCCGTGTGCTGACCTTTCGTGACGAACCGCAGAGCCTCGATGACAATGCCGCTTACCGCTATATCGAGGACGGCGCTGTTCTTGTCGAAGATGGCCGTATCCTGCGCCTCGGGGACTATGCTGAAGTAAGCAGCATGGCAGGCCGCGACGTCAACGTCGCCGACCATCGCCCGCACCTGATCCTGCCCGGTTTCATCGATACGCATATCCATTATCCGCAGACGCAGGTGGTCGCTTCTTATGCAGCCAATCTGCTGGAGTGGCTCAATACCTATACGTTCGTCGCTGAACAGAAATTTGCCGATGAGCAACATGCCGAATTCATCGCGGAGCGCTTTCTTGACGAGCTGATCCGCCACGGCACCACCACGGCGGTTGCTTACTGCTCGGTACATCCGCAGAGCGTCGATGCCTATTTCCGCGCCTCGCAACATCGCAACATGCGCATGCTCGGCGGCAAGGTCATGATGGATCGCAATGCGCCGCCAGCACTCTGCGACACGGCAAAGTCCGGCTATGATGATACGAAGGCGCTGATCGCACGCTGGCAGGGCAAAGGCCGCCTCGATTATGTGATCACCCCGCGCTTTGCCATTACGTCCACGCCGGAGCAGCTTGAGGCAAGCCAGGCGCTTGTTCGTGAGCATCCCGGCAGCTACATCCAGACGCATCTTTCGGAAAATCACGACGAAATCTCTTTCACCAAGTCGCTTTATCCCGATGCACCGGACTATCTCGGCATATACGAGCATTACGGCCTGTTGGGCGACAAGACCCTGCTCGGCCATTCGATCCATCTGGAGCCGCGCGAAGTGCGCGTCATGGCGGAAACCGGCTCGATTGCCGTCTTCTGCCCGACTTCCAATATGTTCCTCGGCTCGGGTCTTTTCGATCGCGACCGCTTGAAAGCATCGGGCGTGCGCATGGCGGTGGCGACCGATGTCGGCGGCGGCACGAGTTTCTCCATGCTGCGCACTATGGACGAGGGCTACAAAGTCCTCCAGCTGCGCGAACAGCGTCTGAACCCGTTCCAGTCATTCTACATGATGACGCTGGGCAATGCCCGTGCGCTGTCGATGGAAGACAAGATCGGTACGCTCGACGAGGGCACGGAAGCGGATATCGTGGTGCTGGATTCATCGGCCACATCGCCGATGCGGCTTCGCATGGCGGCTGGCGCGACGCTGGAGCAGGAACTGTTCCTGTTGCAGACGCTGGGCGATGACCGCGCCATCGTCGAAACCTATGTGGCTGGCAAGCCGCTCAAGGCCGAACTGGCCTGA
- a CDS encoding IclR family transcriptional regulator: MEQAKVKRGRKAAENAAPSSVQVLDRSLKLLALIAENDGSTLTDLADESGMAPSTVHRLLSSLANHGMVSHDLESGDWTIGVKAFEIGNAFRRFRKLGILARPYLKTLMETSGETANIGVEDGGDVVFISQIESHAPMRAFFRPGRRGPIHASGIGKAILSTWSDKEIAHALSGRTLEHFTQRTLDSLPALLKDIQATRTRGWSVDDEEHTLGMCCIAAPIFNEYGEAIAGISVSGPAVRLPKKRLEEFGPLIRSTADELTRAMGGKRPEEF, from the coding sequence ATGGAACAGGCAAAGGTAAAGCGGGGCCGCAAGGCGGCGGAAAACGCCGCGCCCTCGTCTGTGCAGGTTCTGGACCGAAGCCTGAAGCTGCTGGCATTGATTGCCGAGAATGATGGCTCGACATTGACCGACCTTGCCGATGAGAGCGGTATGGCGCCCTCCACCGTGCACCGCCTTCTGTCGTCGCTGGCAAATCATGGTATGGTTTCCCACGATCTGGAAAGCGGAGATTGGACCATCGGCGTCAAGGCTTTCGAAATCGGCAATGCCTTTCGCCGGTTCCGCAAGCTCGGCATTCTGGCGCGGCCTTATCTCAAGACATTGATGGAAACGAGCGGCGAAACCGCCAATATCGGCGTCGAGGACGGCGGCGATGTCGTGTTCATCTCGCAGATCGAAAGTCATGCGCCGATGCGCGCCTTTTTCCGGCCCGGACGGCGCGGGCCCATCCATGCATCCGGCATCGGCAAGGCCATATTGTCCACCTGGTCGGACAAGGAAATCGCGCACGCTCTTTCGGGGCGCACGCTTGAACATTTCACGCAGCGTACGCTCGACAGCCTGCCCGCGCTCTTGAAAGACATTCAGGCAACCCGCACCCGCGGCTGGTCTGTTGATGATGAAGAACATACGCTCGGCATGTGCTGCATCGCCGCTCCCATCTTCAATGAATATGGCGAGGCGATTGCTGGTATTTCCGTTTCCGGCCCTGCGGTGCGCCTGCCGAAAAAGAGACTCGAGGAGTTCGGGCCGCTGATCCGCTCCACCGCCGACGAGCTTACCCGTGCCATGGGCGGCAAACGCCCGGAAGAGTTTTAA
- the xdhB gene encoding xanthine dehydrogenase molybdopterin binding subunit: MNKHPANALKAARIVGGVATDQKHDSAHKHVTGTAVYIDDIPEPEGTLHIGVGYSSVAHGSFKSIDLSAVRAAPGVIDVLTYKDVPGENDVSPSGMHDDPIFAVDKVEFHGQPIFAVIAKSRDQARRAARLAKIEYEETTGIYSIDALDGLKDRLVTTPLTLKRGDARAAIDTAPHRIKNRMYLGGQDHFYLEGQVSLAIPGEDEDVTVYCSTQGPSETQHLVAHALGVPSHSVTVEVRRMGGGFGGKETQANQWAAIAAIAAKKHKRAMKIRLDRDEDMTSTGKRHGFVIDYEVGFDDDGNILGIDYLFALNAGFSADLSGPVGDRALFHCDNAYFFPAVHAQSAPLYTNTVSNTAFRGFGGPQGMVGAERVIDEVAFAVGKDPLEIRKRNFYDEMGKDGTRNVTPYHQKVEDCIIQRIVSELEESSDYAKRREAIREFNAKSRYVKRGMALTPVKFGISFTKTESNQAGALVHVYNDGSVHMNHGGTEMGQGLHLKVAQVVAEEFQIDIDRVKITATTTAKVPNTAPTAASSGADLNGMAAQDAARQIKKRLIHFAAQQYQVPEDQVVFLPNRVRVGNQEISFNDLVKQAFIGRVQLSAAGHYKTPKIHWDRAKGRGHAFYYYAYGAACSEVSVDTLTGEYVVERTDILHDTGRSLNRAIDIGQVEGGFVQGMGWLTTEELVWDDKGRLRTHAPSTYKIPLASDRPKIFNVALTDWSEAYEPTIHRSKAVGEPPLPLGLSVLHALADAIATVADHKVCPRLDAPATPERVLMAIERLRKQKG, encoded by the coding sequence ATGAACAAGCATCCTGCAAATGCATTGAAAGCTGCCCGCATTGTGGGTGGCGTCGCGACCGACCAGAAACACGATTCCGCGCACAAGCATGTGACGGGAACGGCTGTCTATATCGATGATATACCGGAGCCCGAAGGCACGTTGCATATCGGGGTCGGCTATTCGTCCGTTGCACATGGTTCATTCAAGTCGATTGATTTGTCGGCAGTGCGCGCCGCTCCCGGCGTAATCGACGTGTTGACCTACAAGGACGTGCCCGGCGAAAACGATGTTTCGCCATCGGGCATGCATGACGACCCGATCTTTGCAGTCGACAAGGTTGAGTTTCACGGCCAGCCGATCTTTGCGGTTATCGCGAAAAGTCGCGATCAGGCGCGCCGCGCCGCGCGTTTGGCAAAGATCGAATATGAAGAAACGACAGGTATCTATTCCATCGATGCGCTGGACGGTCTGAAGGACCGGCTTGTCACCACGCCGCTGACGCTGAAGCGCGGTGATGCACGTGCGGCCATCGATACCGCGCCGCACCGTATCAAGAACCGCATGTATCTTGGTGGGCAGGATCATTTCTATCTTGAGGGTCAGGTTTCGCTGGCTATCCCCGGCGAGGATGAGGACGTCACCGTCTATTGCTCCACGCAGGGGCCGAGCGAAACCCAGCATCTGGTTGCGCATGCGCTGGGCGTGCCGAGCCATTCCGTGACGGTGGAAGTGCGCCGCATGGGCGGTGGCTTCGGCGGCAAGGAAACGCAGGCCAACCAGTGGGCGGCCATTGCAGCCATTGCTGCCAAGAAGCACAAGCGCGCCATGAAGATCAGGCTCGACCGCGACGAGGACATGACCTCGACCGGCAAGCGCCATGGCTTCGTCATCGACTATGAAGTCGGCTTCGACGATGACGGCAATATTCTGGGCATCGACTATCTGTTTGCCCTCAATGCCGGGTTCTCGGCAGACCTTTCCGGACCTGTCGGCGACCGCGCACTGTTTCACTGCGACAATGCCTATTTCTTCCCCGCAGTTCATGCGCAGTCGGCACCGCTTTACACGAACACCGTGTCGAATACGGCGTTTCGCGGCTTCGGTGGGCCGCAGGGCATGGTTGGCGCAGAACGCGTGATCGATGAGGTGGCTTTCGCTGTCGGCAAGGACCCGCTCGAAATCCGCAAGCGCAATTTCTACGATGAAATGGGTAAGGACGGCACACGCAACGTCACCCCCTATCACCAGAAGGTCGAAGATTGCATTATCCAGCGCATCGTTTCGGAACTTGAGGAAAGTTCAGATTACGCGAAGCGCCGCGAAGCGATCCGCGAGTTCAACGCGAAAAGCCGTTATGTCAAACGCGGCATGGCGCTGACGCCGGTGAAATTCGGCATCTCCTTCACCAAGACGGAGTCCAATCAGGCTGGCGCTCTGGTGCATGTATACAATGACGGCTCGGTGCATATGAACCATGGCGGCACGGAAATGGGGCAGGGGCTCCATTTGAAAGTGGCGCAAGTCGTGGCCGAGGAATTCCAGATCGACATCGACCGGGTGAAGATCACCGCGACGACCACCGCCAAGGTGCCGAACACGGCGCCGACGGCGGCTTCTTCCGGTGCCGATCTCAACGGCATGGCTGCACAGGACGCAGCCCGCCAGATCAAGAAACGCCTCATCCATTTTGCGGCACAGCAATATCAGGTGCCGGAAGATCAGGTTGTCTTCCTTCCCAACCGGGTTCGTGTCGGCAATCAGGAAATCAGCTTCAACGATCTCGTAAAGCAGGCCTTTATCGGTCGTGTGCAGCTGTCGGCGGCAGGTCACTACAAGACGCCGAAAATTCACTGGGACCGTGCCAAGGGCCGGGGCCATGCCTTCTATTACTATGCTTACGGAGCAGCCTGCTCCGAAGTTTCCGTCGACACTCTGACTGGTGAATATGTGGTGGAGCGCACCGATATTCTGCATGATACCGGGCGTTCCCTGAACCGCGCCATCGATATCGGTCAGGTTGAAGGCGGCTTCGTGCAGGGCATGGGCTGGCTGACGACAGAGGAGCTTGTGTGGGACGACAAGGGGCGGCTTCGCACCCATGCGCCATCCACCTACAAGATCCCGCTGGCTTCCGACCGGCCCAAGATCTTCAATGTCGCGCTGACCGACTGGTCCGAGGCTTATGAGCCGACGATCCATCGTTCCAAGGCTGTCGGCGAACCGCCACTGCCGCTTGGGTTGTCGGTGCTGCATGCTCTGGCCGACGCCATTGCCACCGTGGCGGATCACAAGGTCTGCCCACGTCTCGATGCGCCAGCAACGCCGGAACGTGTGCTGATGGCCATCGAACGGCTCCGCAAGCAAAAGGGCTAG
- the xdhC gene encoding xanthine dehydrogenase accessory protein XdhC, which produces MPGARDDIRAFLNRRPDSVLVEVTDVKGSAPRDAGAWMLVARDMIFRTIGGGQLEYMAIDHARKVLLGGRDSPKDVPPMNVPLGPEIGQCCGGRVGLSFRRVSRGLTDELVSKVDAEIATRPHVYVFGAGHVGDALASALSLTPVRVILVDTREAELMACDVPGVETCLSAMPEQVVRSAPPGSAFIVLTHDHALDFLIVAEALQRRDAVYVGMIGSKTKKATFKNWLKREIGSDNLFENLVCPVGGAVVKDKRPEVIAALAAAEVLTAVLTSVRVSQPA; this is translated from the coding sequence ATGCCAGGCGCGCGCGACGATATCCGGGCTTTTCTCAACCGGCGTCCCGATAGTGTGCTGGTTGAAGTCACCGATGTGAAAGGTTCCGCACCCCGCGATGCCGGGGCGTGGATGCTGGTTGCCCGCGATATGATCTTCCGGACGATCGGTGGCGGTCAGCTTGAATATATGGCTATCGACCATGCCCGGAAGGTGCTGCTCGGCGGCAGGGACTCACCCAAGGACGTTCCACCCATGAATGTGCCACTGGGGCCCGAAATCGGCCAGTGCTGCGGCGGACGGGTAGGCCTGAGCTTCAGGCGTGTCAGCCGTGGGCTCACCGACGAGCTTGTCAGCAAGGTCGATGCGGAAATAGCCACGCGCCCGCATGTCTATGTCTTCGGCGCGGGCCATGTTGGCGATGCGCTGGCGAGTGCTCTCTCGCTCACGCCTGTCCGGGTCATTCTGGTGGATACGCGGGAAGCGGAGCTGATGGCGTGCGATGTGCCGGGCGTCGAAACCTGTCTGTCGGCCATGCCCGAACAGGTGGTGCGTTCTGCCCCGCCGGGTAGCGCGTTTATCGTTCTCACCCATGACCACGCGCTGGATTTTCTGATTGTTGCTGAGGCATTGCAGCGACGCGACGCCGTTTATGTCGGCATGATCGGCTCGAAGACCAAAAAAGCTACTTTCAAAAATTGGTTGAAACGCGAAATCGGTAGCGACAATCTTTTTGAAAATCTTGTCTGTCCCGTCGGCGGAGCCGTTGTGAAAGACAAGAGGCCGGAAGTCATTGCGGCATTGGCCGCAGCCGAAGTTCTGACGGCGGTGCTGACTTCCGTACGTGTATCGCAACCCGCCTGA
- the hyi gene encoding hydroxypyruvate isomerase, with product MPRFAANLTMLFNEVPFMDRFALAAKAGFTGVEYLFPYEFNRHELKAALTKHNLAQVLHNLPAGNWAGGERGIAVLPDRVDDFRRGVADAIDYATTLNCSQVNCLSGIAPQGVDPDVLRATFVSNLRLAAKELGKHGIRLLIEPINHYDIPGFYLNTVEQAVSIIDEVGSNNLFIQYDLYHQQRTRGELVATYERYRPLIAHVQLADNPGRNEPGTGEINYPNVFEALKNAGYKGWIGCEYKPKTTTEEGLGWFKNHEAERLTA from the coding sequence ATGCCGAGATTTGCAGCCAATCTCACAATGCTTTTTAATGAAGTGCCTTTCATGGACCGCTTCGCACTGGCCGCAAAGGCCGGTTTCACCGGGGTGGAATATCTCTTCCCTTACGAGTTCAACCGGCATGAGCTGAAGGCGGCGCTGACCAAGCATAATCTGGCGCAGGTCCTGCACAATCTGCCTGCGGGCAATTGGGCTGGCGGCGAGCGTGGCATTGCGGTTCTGCCGGATCGCGTCGATGATTTCCGGCGCGGTGTGGCCGATGCCATCGATTATGCCACGACGCTCAACTGTTCGCAGGTCAACTGCCTTTCCGGCATTGCCCCGCAAGGTGTCGATCCGGACGTTTTGCGCGCCACTTTTGTCAGCAATCTGCGTCTGGCGGCAAAGGAACTGGGCAAGCATGGCATTCGCCTGCTGATCGAGCCGATCAACCACTATGATATTCCGGGCTTCTATCTCAACACGGTGGAGCAGGCGGTTTCGATCATCGACGAAGTGGGCAGCAACAACCTGTTCATCCAGTACGATCTCTACCATCAGCAGCGGACACGCGGCGAGCTGGTTGCAACGTATGAACGTTACAGGCCGCTGATTGCCCATGTTCAGCTTGCCGATAATCCGGGCCGCAATGAGCCGGGCACCGGTGAGATCAATTATCCGAACGTGTTCGAAGCACTGAAAAACGCCGGATACAAGGGCTGGATCGGCTGCGAATACAAGCCGAAGACCACCACTGAAGAAGGCCTCGGCTGGTTCAAGAACCATGAAGCCGAACGGCTGACCGCATAA